A stretch of DNA from Candidatus Melainabacteria bacterium:
CAGCAGGTCTCACTGAGTATATAGAATTTACGCAAGTTTCTTATTGAATTCGCGCAAAAGCAGGCTTGGGAAGGATTACCGGTCGGAATCATAGCATGATTCCGGACTGCGGCATGTCATGAGCAGTTAATCGGCGACTATCGTTAAGGGGACACATCACATATATGAGCACAGGCGTCGTGGCAAATTCGAACTCGGCCTATCCAGCGAACCAAGATCTGCTGGCAAATTTGAACCCGCAGCAGGCGGAAGCCGTGTCACTCAAGTGGGGACCGGCGCTGGTCATAGCTGGGGCAGGCAGCGGTAAGACAACCGTCCTGACGCGCCGCATCGCCTACCTGATATCAGAACTGGGTCAAGACCCCGAAACGATCCTTGCCGTCACCTTCACAAACAAGGCTGCAGGCGAGATGAAAGCCCGTGTTGAAAAGATAGTCGGTTTCGACCAGGCTCGCCGCATCACTATCGGCACTTTCCACAGCGTCTGCGCCAGAATCTTGCGCCGCGAAATTGACGAATATCAGACCGCCGAAGGTTTCAAATGGACCAACAATTTCGTCATCTACGACGAGACTGACACCGTAAATATCATCAAAGGCGTAATCAAACGCATGAACCTGGACGAAAAGGTCTTCGTTCCAAAGAGCACGCGCTACGAAATTTCTGCCTTGAAAAACGACGGCATTACGTCGTCCAAATATGCATCGTCAGCTCGCTCTTATAAAGAGCAGCGAATTTCGGAAATCTATACAGCCTACCAATCTGAACTGGCGCGCAATAACGCGATGGACTTCGACGATTTGATTTTGATCTTCACTGAGTTGATGAAAACAAATTCCAACTGCCTGGCAAGATTGCGACAACGCTTCCGCCACATCCTGGTCGACGAGTTCCAGGACACAAACAAATCGCAAGCAGATCTGGTTGAAATGATTGCGGGGCCGACGTCGCATCAGAAAATAGATGAGCACAACAACTGGGAAGAACGAACTCTCATGGTGGTTGGCGATGTTGACCAGTCGATTTATTCCTGGCGCAAAGCCGATTTCAAAATCTTGCTTGGCTTCCAGAACGACTACAAAATGGCAACGATGATCAAGCTGGAAGAGAACTACAGATCGACCAGCACAATTCTGGAAGTAGCCAACAGCATCATCGAAAACAACACGGAGCGCCTGGAAAAGGTCTTGCGCTGTAACAAGGGGCAGGGGTCAAAAGCTCAGTGCTATGAAGCGCAGGACGAAATCGATGAAGCGCACTATGTCGTAGAAGAGCTCAAACGCTTAAAAGCCCGCGGCAAAACGCTCTCGGAATGCGTCATTCTCTATCGAACCAATGCACAAAGCCGAGCCATTGAAGAAGTTCTGGTGCGCAGCCATATGCCTTACACGCTGATCGGCTCGACTCGATTCTATGAACGCACCGAAATCAAAGACATGATTGCTTACTTGAAGTTGGTCTACAACTCGAAAGACGGTCAAGCCTTGAATCGCGCCATCAACACTCCCAAGCGCGGCATCGGCAAAACCACTCTCGAGAAGGTTCAGTCGTTTGCAGAAGAGCACAACATCAGCATGTTGGAAGCTTGCGAATCGGCGCTGCAAATTCGCGACCTGTCACCGAAGGCCCAACAAGGTTTGACCGAGTTTGCCGGTCAAGTGCGCCGCTGGCAAAATGCCGCCACGGTTGGCTCAGTCTCAGAGCTGCTTCAATTGATCATCGCCGACATTCGCTATATCGAAAAATTGGAGCAGGAAGCGAAAGAATCAAAAGATGAACTGGCACTCGGACGCATCGAAAACGTACAGGAATTCGTCAACGTCGCAAAAGAATTCGAAGACATTGCCGATGAGCCTGACTTAGACTCATTCTTGACACGCATTTCGCTCGTCAGCGATCTGGACGCAGTCAAGATGGACGAAGACACAATCAAGCTGATGACGTTGCACGGCGCCAAGGGCTTGGAATTCTCAGTTGTCTTTTTAATGGGATTGGAAGAAGGTCTCTTCCCTCACATCCGTTCTCTCGACTCACCCTCCGCCATGGAAGAAGAGCGGCGACTGATGTACGTAGGCGTCACACGAGCCGCTGATTTGCTCTACATGACGCTTTCTCGCAAACGCATGCTGATGCAACGAGGAGCAGGCGCAAGCTTTAGCTCGTCATACACCATTCCAAGCCGTTTTCTGAAGGAAATCACGCCTGGTCTCGTGCAAGGATTCTATCCAACGCCGGCCTCAGATCCATCTGATTATTCGAGGGAAGGCGAGTTCGGAAGAAGCGGCAATTACAACACCGGGCGTGGTGGCTTCGGCAATCGCGGCGGCGGTGGCTATCAGGATGACTACAGTGATAGCGGTAACCAGGAATCGCGCGGCGGCTATCGTGGACGCGACAACTCGTATGACGGCGGCGGCTCCAAATATGGTGACAACTCCGGCTATGGACGCGGCGGTGGTGGTTACGGCGGTGGCGGAGGCGGATATGGCGCTGGCGGCGGCAACCGCGGCGGAAGCAACTCTGGATATGGAAATCGCGGAGGCGGAGGCTACGGCGGTGGCGGTGGTTACGGCGGCGGCGGCAACTCCGGCTATGGAAACCGAGGCGGTGGATATGCAAACCGCAACGGCGCCCCCAGCTCTGGTTACGGACAGACGCAGGGCAGCAACAGTCCGGCACACTCAAAATACACTCCCAACCAGAACAGGCAACCTAATGGCGAGCGGCCACGAGTTCTACGTCCGGGCGAAACTCAAAATGATCCGCGCTACGCCTCAAGCAACCCTCGTGAGAACGATGCGATGAGACCGGCTGGTCCCGCCGAAACTTTCGAAAAATTGTCGATCGGCGATTCAGTACAACACGTCAAATTCGGCACAGGCAAAGTAGTGCAAATCATCGGAGACAAAGGAAAAGAACTCTACAACGTAGAGTTCGAGGGAGGCGCCGGAAAGCGTCTGCTTGATCCTAAGTTTGCGAAATTGATCAAACTCTAAAACGGTAAGCTCTAAAACGGCAAGCGCTCACATGTCTTCGTACCCTGACAAGTCTGTTGCCTCATCTAAAGTCGTACTCGTTGCTTAAGCATCAAAAGCGAGTCGCTTGAGAACCTTCTTTCAAATATGTTGGTCACCAGTCGTTACGTGCGAATTCAAGTGGTTGATTTAGAGCGTATAATCGGCGCACTTATTATGCTGCAAACGGTTAGCACAGTTTAGGGAGTATCAAAGTGGCTGAAGAACGTACATTCGTAGCCGTCAAGCCAGACGGTGTGGAACGTGGACTTGTTGGCGAAATCATCGCAAGATTCGAGAAGCGCGGTCTCAAGCTTGTCGGGCTGAAGATGATGAACGTGCCTCCGGCGATGGCGCAAGAGCACTATGGCGAGCACAAAGGCAAACCATTCTTTGATGGTTTGATCAAGTTCATCACTTCAGGACCTATCGTCGCAATGGTCTGGGAAGGAAAGAATGCCACCGGCTTAGCTCGCAACGTAATCGGCGCTACCAATCCAAAAGACTCAGCTCCCGGCACCATTCGTGGTGACTTCGCCGTCGATCTCGGTCGTAACACAGTGCATGGTTCCGACAGCCCAGCTAGCGCAGAGCGCGAGATTGGTATCTTCTTCAAGAAAGAAGAATTGATCGAAAATTGGGACCGAACAATCCAGAAATGGGTCACTGAATAGGCACTGATGGTCCAGGTTCGCTCTGATCACATTGAGTTCACTCTGATCAATTGATCTCAATCCAATCACATTGAAGTCCGCGCGGTTCCTAGAGAGCTGCGCGGATTCCGTATCTGAGCATTCTCCTCAGACCACCTCGCATAGCACGATTAGCCATTCTGTTTTGCTGCATTTGCTGTTTATTCGCGGCCAGCACTTGTGGGTTTCCAATTATCTGCTCTTTTTTCGCAAGCTGTTTATCTACCTTGCCATCGGCATCTCGGTCATCTTCATGCTTGTCATACTTCTGGCGACCATAGTCAACGTAATTGGCGACATCGAACTGCGTGTAGCGCTCGAACGGTCTTTGCGCCATTCGTTGATGCATCAATTGATCCGTAGTCTGAAAAGCTTCCCAGGGGATTTGCGCACCTTTCACATTGGCTTGAGCGGCGAGTTGCGGATTCAAAATCACATCAGATTTATACAAACGATGCTTGGCTTCGTACTTCGCATCGAATCCCTGTAAATGGCTTCTCTTGCGAGTTGCGTCAGAATGTTTCGCAGCATGAGCGAGGTGCATTTGCGAGAACATTTGATTCTTCT
This window harbors:
- a CDS encoding nucleoside-diphosphate kinase, producing the protein MAEERTFVAVKPDGVERGLVGEIIARFEKRGLKLVGLKMMNVPPAMAQEHYGEHKGKPFFDGLIKFITSGPIVAMVWEGKNATGLARNVIGATNPKDSAPGTIRGDFAVDLGRNTVHGSDSPASAEREIGIFFKKEELIENWDRTIQKWVTE